The Arachis ipaensis cultivar K30076 chromosome B07, Araip1.1, whole genome shotgun sequence genome includes a window with the following:
- the LOC107607470 gene encoding probable serine/threonine-protein kinase PBL21, which produces LTDSVVTYSISDPPQDKEPLSWSTRMKIAVGAARGLEYLHCRADPPVIYRDLKSANILLDNEFNPKLSDFGLAKLGPVGDNTHVSTRVMGTYGYCAPEYAMSGKLTLKSDIYSFGVVLLELITGRRAIDSSRRPGEQNLISWARPCFGDRRKFIQLVDPLLQGNFPLRCLHQAIAITAMCLQEQPKVRPLIGDIVVALEYLASQSIPEQHRQNPPSQYSEIDRS; this is translated from the exons ttaactgATTCTGTTGTAACTTATTCTATTTCAGATCCTCCCCAAGACAAAGAACCACTAAGTTGGAGTACGCGGATGAAGATTGCTGTTGGGGCTGCCCGAGGTCTTGAGTATCTTCATTGTAGAGCTGATCCGCCAGTTATTTATCGAGACTTGAAGTCTGCAAATATCTTATTAGACAATGAATTCAATCCCAAACTGTCAGATTTTGGGCTTGCAAAACTTGGACCTGTTGGAGACAATACCCATGTTTCAACAAGGGTGATGGGAACATATGGCTACTGTGCACCAGAATATGCCATGAGTGGCAAATTAACACTTAAATCTGATATATACAGCTTTGGCGTGGTTTTGTTGGAGTTGATCACTGGGCGTAGGGCAATAGATAGTAGCAGAAGACCAGGGGAGCAAAACTTAATTTCATGG GCTCGCCCATGTTTTGGGGACCGGAGAAAGTTCATACAATTGGTTGATCCCCTTTTGCAAGGGAACTTCCCCTTGCGCTGTTTACATCAGGCAATTGCCATTACTGCAATGTGTCTACAGGAGCAACCAAAAGTCCGGCCGCTAATCGGGGATATTGTTGTTGCATTGGAGTATCTAGCCTCTCAGAGTATCCCTGAACAGCATAGACAGAACCCACCATCGCAATATTCAGAAATCGACAGAAGTTAA